A genomic region of Micromonospora sp. NBC_01796 contains the following coding sequences:
- a CDS encoding GNAT family N-acetyltransferase — protein sequence MESLDTLLAAHRAYLLGWDVGTSADPELLTYRSEVPHATLNGVVRVSGRTPKDALAEARDRLDGVPRVWWAGPDSDAGTADGLLSLDAVHLADLPIMTMKIDRPAAVPTPAGLHISETTDLDEFVPAYGRVSGIPPAGMRTAIDRERTFAGDGTVVRLAGRLDDGRIAGTAVAWLSHDLLTLYFVGTQPEFRRRGIGTAMTVAAIDLARERGVRVAALTSSPPGEPVYRRIGFRTVGTFRLMSF from the coding sequence GTGGAGTCCCTCGACACGTTGCTCGCCGCGCACCGCGCGTACCTGCTCGGCTGGGACGTCGGCACATCCGCGGATCCGGAGCTGCTGACGTACCGCAGCGAGGTGCCGCACGCGACCCTCAACGGTGTGGTCCGGGTGTCCGGGCGTACGCCGAAGGACGCACTCGCCGAGGCCCGCGACCGCCTCGACGGCGTACCCCGGGTGTGGTGGGCCGGGCCGGACAGCGATGCCGGCACCGCCGACGGCCTGCTCTCGCTCGACGCCGTCCATCTCGCGGACCTGCCGATCATGACCATGAAGATCGACCGGCCCGCCGCCGTCCCCACGCCGGCCGGGCTGCACATCAGCGAGACCACCGACCTGGACGAGTTCGTCCCGGCGTACGGCCGGGTGTCCGGAATCCCCCCGGCGGGCATGCGAACCGCGATCGACCGGGAGCGGACGTTCGCCGGCGACGGCACGGTGGTCAGGCTGGCCGGTCGCCTCGATGACGGCCGGATCGCCGGGACGGCCGTCGCCTGGCTGAGCCACGACCTGCTCACGCTGTACTTCGTCGGCACCCAGCCCGAGTTCCGGCGTCGGGGCATCGGCACCGCGATGACGGTGGCCGCGATCGACCTGGCCCGGGAACGAGGCGTACGGGTGGCCGCCCTCACCTCCAGCCCGCCCGGTGAGCCGGTCTACCGCCGCATCGGCTTCCGTACGGTCGGCACGTTCCGGCTGATGTCGTTCTGA
- a CDS encoding DUF1996 domain-containing protein: MLIASLAVGAIELQAAGAAVGTPLSQGRPALASSTELGESPAAAAFDGNGTTRWGSSWSDPQWLRVDLGATASISEVVLQWEAAYARAFQIQTSPDGNAWTTVYSTTNATGGTQTLTVTGSGRYVRMYGTQRGTGYGYSLYEFKVYGTLSTTPPPTGGPGYVPANPPVTGVVPSTATPPPTNPPTTHHEFQANCSVSRSNLNDDPIVFFGLPGASHSHTFMGNTTTNANTTLPSLQAGGTSCITPGDKTGYWMPTLLNGDAAVQPVGRQVIYYKSGVIDYRSVRPFPPGLRYVVGSPSATLDDFRNSPGAVEGFECGDSVRNWDIPANCVAGSQLNLRFQAPSCWDGRYLDTPDHKSHMAYPVIGVCPSSHPVAVPMIEFKMAWPVSGNMSNVRFASGRGYSFHYDVYNAWDPPTLAALSSHCINGGLQCDPRGFDQYKPNRGAALNENYVLP; this comes from the coding sequence ATGCTCATCGCGTCCCTGGCCGTCGGCGCGATCGAGCTCCAGGCCGCCGGCGCCGCCGTCGGCACCCCGCTCTCGCAGGGCCGACCGGCCCTCGCCTCCTCGACCGAGCTGGGCGAGTCACCGGCGGCGGCAGCGTTCGACGGCAACGGCACCACCCGGTGGGGCAGCTCCTGGAGCGATCCACAGTGGCTACGGGTGGACCTCGGCGCAACCGCCAGCATCTCCGAGGTGGTCCTCCAGTGGGAGGCCGCGTACGCCAGGGCCTTCCAGATCCAGACCTCACCCGACGGCAACGCCTGGACCACCGTCTACAGCACCACCAACGCCACCGGCGGCACGCAGACCCTCACCGTCACGGGCAGCGGACGCTACGTACGGATGTACGGCACCCAGCGCGGCACCGGCTACGGCTACTCGCTGTACGAGTTCAAGGTCTACGGCACGCTGAGCACCACTCCCCCGCCGACCGGGGGGCCCGGCTACGTACCGGCCAATCCACCGGTCACCGGCGTGGTGCCGTCGACGGCGACCCCGCCGCCCACCAACCCGCCGACCACCCACCACGAGTTCCAGGCGAACTGCTCGGTGAGCCGCAGCAACCTCAACGACGACCCGATCGTGTTCTTCGGCCTGCCCGGCGCGTCGCACTCGCACACCTTCATGGGCAACACCACCACCAACGCCAACACGACGCTCCCGTCGTTGCAGGCCGGTGGCACCTCCTGCATCACGCCGGGCGACAAGACCGGCTACTGGATGCCGACGCTCCTCAACGGTGACGCCGCCGTCCAGCCGGTCGGACGCCAGGTCATCTACTACAAGAGTGGTGTCATCGACTACCGCAGCGTCCGACCGTTCCCCCCGGGCCTGCGGTACGTGGTCGGCAGCCCGTCCGCCACCCTGGACGACTTCCGCAACTCACCCGGCGCCGTCGAGGGCTTCGAGTGCGGCGACAGCGTCCGCAACTGGGACATCCCGGCGAACTGTGTCGCCGGCAGCCAACTCAACCTCCGGTTCCAGGCCCCGAGCTGCTGGGACGGCCGGTACCTGGACACCCCGGACCACAAGTCGCACATGGCCTACCCGGTGATCGGGGTCTGCCCGTCCTCGCACCCGGTGGCCGTACCGATGATCGAGTTCAAGATGGCGTGGCCGGTCAGCGGCAACATGTCCAACGTCCGCTTCGCCAGCGGGCGCGGGTACTCGTTCCACTACGACGTCTACAACGCGTGGGACCCGCCCACCCTCGCCGCGCTCTCGTCGCACTGCATCAACGGCGGCCTGCAGTGTGACCCCCGGGGCTTCGACCAGTACAAGCCGAACCGGGGCGCGGCCCTCAACGAGAACTACGTCCTGCCGTAG
- a CDS encoding TetR/AcrR family transcriptional regulator produces MARAGVTVERLTQAAADLADEVGLENVTVSALARGFGVRDASLYSHIRNAHDLRVRVAVLALAELADRVAAALAGRAGKDALVAFANAYRTYAKEHPGRYAAMQVELDPVTAAGSAARRHSEMTRAILRGYELSEPDQTDCVRLLHSTFHGYVSLERVGGFRHSPREADVSWLRALDALDAVLRNWPPA; encoded by the coding sequence ATGGCACGCGCGGGGGTGACCGTCGAACGCCTGACGCAGGCGGCGGCGGACCTGGCCGACGAGGTTGGCCTGGAGAACGTGACCGTCTCGGCGCTCGCGCGCGGCTTCGGGGTCAGGGACGCCAGCCTCTACTCACACATCAGGAACGCGCACGACCTCCGGGTGAGAGTGGCGGTACTGGCCCTGGCGGAACTCGCGGACAGGGTCGCCGCCGCCCTGGCCGGTCGGGCGGGCAAGGACGCGTTGGTCGCGTTCGCGAACGCCTACCGGACCTACGCGAAGGAGCATCCGGGTCGGTACGCCGCGATGCAGGTCGAACTCGACCCGGTTACCGCGGCCGGCAGCGCGGCACGCCGGCACTCGGAGATGACCCGGGCGATCCTGCGCGGCTACGAGCTGTCCGAGCCCGATCAGACGGACTGCGTACGGCTGCTGCACAGCACCTTCCACGGGTACGTGAGCCTGGAGAGGGTGGGCGGGTTCCGGCACAGCCCGCGCGAGGCGGACGTCTCCTGGTTGAGGGCACTGGACGCCCTCGACGCCGTACTCCGCAACTGGCCACCGGCCTGA
- a CDS encoding maleylpyruvate isomerase family mycothiol-dependent enzyme encodes MTTSTRRSRVAMVSDVEAERLDLADLLDTLDDHQWQARSLCAGWSVREVVAHLTLADREFTSTMLRLIPARGDFDRVTAEMARERALRYSPGDLVAQLRETAGRPRRFPMSSPLDPLTDILVHGQDIARPLGHERPIPVERARPVLQHVWRSFFYGARKRFTGLRFVATDADWSAGDGPGEVRGPAGDLLLVITGRRAGLTGLTGDGQAEVATRLK; translated from the coding sequence ATGACCACGTCCACCCGCCGCAGCCGGGTTGCCATGGTGTCCGACGTGGAAGCCGAACGGCTCGACCTGGCCGATCTCCTCGACACCCTCGACGACCACCAGTGGCAGGCCCGGTCGCTCTGCGCCGGCTGGTCCGTACGCGAGGTGGTCGCCCACCTCACGCTCGCCGACCGCGAGTTCACCAGCACGATGCTGCGGCTGATCCCGGCCCGTGGGGACTTCGACCGGGTGACCGCCGAGATGGCCCGCGAACGGGCCCTGCGGTACAGCCCCGGCGACCTCGTCGCACAGTTGCGGGAAACGGCCGGGCGGCCCCGACGGTTCCCCATGAGCAGCCCGCTGGACCCGCTGACCGACATCCTGGTGCACGGACAGGACATCGCCCGACCGCTCGGGCATGAGCGCCCGATACCCGTCGAGCGGGCGCGTCCGGTGCTGCAACACGTCTGGCGGAGCTTCTTCTACGGCGCCCGGAAACGCTTCACCGGGCTGCGGTTCGTGGCCACCGACGCCGACTGGTCGGCGGGCGACGGTCCCGGAGAGGTACGCGGACCAGCCGGCGACCTGCTCCTCGTCATCACCGGTCGGCGGGCGGGGCTGACCGGGTTGACCGGTGACGGGCAGGCAGAGGTCGCGACCAGGCTGAAGTAG
- a CDS encoding alpha/beta fold hydrolase, which yields MFDGFEEFDIPTSGATIHGRRGGSGPPVLLLHGIPETHLMWHRVAPRLAEHYTVVATDLRGYGDSGKPPSTADHEPYSMRATARDQVEVMRSLGFEQFRLVGHDRGARCAYRLALDEPGAVTRLSVMDVVPIGDAYGRAERKFSLAYWVWSFLAAPEPVPERFIDAAPAVLVDFMLDTWPEVKDAFPPEVRAEYVRKFSDPATVHAICEEFRAASTLDYEQDEADRGKRRITCPVLFLWSQRGSVAKLYDDPLGIWRGWADDVRGGPVPVGHFIPEEAPEETTRQLLDFLR from the coding sequence GTGTTCGACGGATTCGAGGAGTTCGACATTCCCACGTCGGGAGCGACGATCCACGGACGCCGTGGTGGCAGCGGTCCACCCGTCCTTCTCCTGCACGGCATTCCCGAGACGCACCTGATGTGGCATCGGGTGGCGCCGCGACTCGCCGAGCACTACACGGTGGTCGCCACCGACCTGCGCGGGTACGGCGACAGCGGCAAGCCGCCGAGCACCGCCGACCACGAGCCGTACAGCATGCGGGCGACCGCTCGCGACCAGGTCGAGGTCATGCGGAGTCTGGGCTTCGAGCAGTTCAGGCTCGTCGGACACGATCGGGGTGCCCGGTGCGCGTACCGGCTCGCGCTCGACGAACCGGGTGCGGTCACCCGGCTCTCCGTCATGGACGTCGTCCCGATCGGGGACGCGTACGGCCGCGCCGAGCGGAAGTTCAGCCTCGCGTACTGGGTCTGGTCGTTCCTGGCCGCACCGGAGCCGGTGCCTGAGCGGTTCATCGACGCGGCACCGGCGGTCCTGGTCGACTTCATGCTCGACACGTGGCCCGAGGTGAAGGACGCCTTCCCGCCCGAGGTACGCGCCGAGTACGTCAGGAAATTCAGCGATCCCGCCACCGTGCACGCGATCTGCGAGGAGTTCCGGGCCGCCTCGACGCTCGACTACGAACAGGACGAGGCGGACCGGGGAAAGCGGAGGATCACCTGCCCGGTGCTGTTTCTCTGGAGTCAACGCGGCTCGGTCGCGAAGCTCTACGACGACCCGCTCGGGATCTGGCGGGGATGGGCCGACGACGTTCGCGGCGGGCCGGTCCCGGTTGGCCACTTCATCCCGGAGGAGGCTCCCGAGGAGACCACCCGCCAACTGTTGGATTTCCTGCGGTAG
- a CDS encoding NADP-dependent oxidoreductase, producing the protein MRAIQFTEYGPSSVLHVAEVEAPHAGPGEIRVAVRTSGISPGEVSIRSGAWREMVPVTFPFRTGFDAAGVVDEIGPDVTGVRIGDEVFGMTRSAVRGANADFAVLAAWAPKPAGWSWEEAGGAAGSVETATRVLDRLAVDAGQTLLVQGAAGGVGTIAVQLAVARGATVIGTASEHNHDFLRVLGAEPTTYGSGLVERVRALAPAGVDAVFDCAAGALPDLVAIAGNPARVVTIADRTAAAHGVHMSHGAPADDTGVAVGAPADPLAVHGLAIAVALADEGRLRVPVAAAFPLTEAAAAHELSEGRHARGKIVLVN; encoded by the coding sequence ATGAGAGCGATCCAATTCACCGAGTACGGCCCGTCCAGCGTCCTGCACGTCGCCGAGGTGGAGGCCCCGCACGCGGGACCGGGCGAGATCCGCGTCGCCGTACGGACCTCCGGGATCTCGCCGGGGGAGGTGTCCATCCGTTCCGGGGCGTGGCGCGAGATGGTGCCCGTGACCTTCCCGTTCCGGACCGGGTTCGACGCCGCGGGCGTGGTGGACGAGATCGGCCCCGACGTCACCGGCGTCCGGATCGGTGACGAGGTGTTCGGTATGACCAGATCGGCCGTACGCGGTGCCAACGCCGACTTCGCGGTCCTGGCTGCCTGGGCACCCAAACCCGCCGGGTGGAGTTGGGAGGAAGCCGGCGGCGCCGCGGGCAGCGTCGAGACCGCCACCCGTGTCCTCGACCGGCTCGCGGTCGACGCCGGGCAGACCCTGCTGGTGCAGGGCGCGGCGGGCGGGGTGGGCACCATCGCCGTCCAGTTGGCGGTCGCTCGCGGTGCCACCGTCATCGGTACGGCCAGCGAGCACAACCACGACTTTCTCCGTGTCCTCGGCGCCGAGCCGACGACGTACGGATCGGGGCTGGTGGAACGGGTCCGGGCACTGGCACCGGCCGGAGTGGACGCGGTGTTCGACTGTGCCGCAGGGGCGTTGCCGGACCTCGTCGCCATCGCCGGCAACCCGGCGCGTGTGGTGACGATCGCGGATCGGACCGCTGCGGCACACGGCGTACACATGTCACACGGTGCGCCGGCAGACGACACGGGCGTGGCCGTGGGAGCACCAGCCGACCCGCTGGCGGTGCACGGCCTCGCGATCGCGGTCGCGCTCGCCGACGAGGGCCGGTTGCGGGTGCCGGTCGCGGCGGCGTTCCCGCTTACCGAGGCCGCGGCCGCACACGAACTGAGCGAAGGCCGGCATGCGCGTGGAAAGATCGTGCTGGTGAACTGA
- a CDS encoding ABC transporter substrate-binding protein, producing the protein MRLSSVLARLLPAAAALALVGAAAGCGSSSSTDSADNPYKLLQPGVLRVGTLSDAPPNVYLKDGKFTGFDNDLLSAVAGKVGLKVEFVGTEFSSLLAQVNNHKFDVGSSSITITEARKKTVDFGNGYDFGYFGLDVPAGSPIKSFADLKGTRVVVVQGTVQDDYATKEGLDPVRVPDYNGAINQLKAKTADAWISPAEIGEKSAQDSAGKIVLVEKQLSSAPTAFAVAKGSDALREALNKGLDQVIEDGTWTRLQEQYYPGRPVPDTFKPGSGNVAYPAVRTSPAATPSA; encoded by the coding sequence ATGCGTCTGTCATCTGTCCTCGCACGTCTGCTGCCCGCCGCCGCGGCCCTCGCACTGGTCGGTGCTGCTGCCGGCTGCGGTTCGTCGTCGTCCACCGACTCGGCCGACAACCCGTACAAGCTGCTCCAACCCGGTGTCCTCCGGGTCGGTACGCTCAGCGACGCCCCGCCCAACGTCTATCTCAAGGACGGGAAGTTCACCGGCTTCGACAACGACCTGCTGAGCGCCGTTGCCGGCAAGGTGGGGCTGAAGGTCGAGTTTGTCGGCACCGAGTTCTCCTCCTTGCTCGCGCAGGTCAACAACCACAAGTTCGACGTGGGCAGTTCCTCCATCACCATCACCGAGGCCCGTAAGAAGACGGTGGACTTCGGCAACGGGTATGACTTCGGCTACTTCGGTCTCGACGTACCGGCCGGGTCGCCGATCAAGAGTTTTGCGGATCTCAAGGGCACCCGAGTGGTTGTTGTCCAGGGCACGGTCCAGGATGACTATGCCACCAAGGAAGGGCTCGATCCGGTACGCGTCCCGGACTACAACGGCGCAATCAACCAGTTGAAGGCCAAGACCGCGGACGCCTGGATCTCGCCGGCCGAAATCGGGGAGAAGTCCGCCCAGGACAGCGCCGGAAAGATTGTCCTGGTGGAGAAGCAGCTCAGTTCCGCGCCGACCGCGTTCGCGGTCGCGAAGGGCAGCGACGCACTGCGCGAGGCGCTGAACAAGGGTCTCGACCAGGTGATCGAGGATGGCACCTGGACTCGGCTGCAGGAGCAGTACTACCCGGGACGTCCTGTCCCGGACACCTTCAAGCCCGGCAGCGGCAACGTCGCGTACCCGGCGGTCAGGACGAGTCCCGCCGCCACCCCCTCGGCCTGA
- a CDS encoding Lrp/AsnC family transcriptional regulator, translating to MAENIDATDWSILVELQRDGRIPLTELGRRVSLSASATTERVKRLETAGVITGYRAEVDLVRAGFPILAVVRLKYPGSQHQPLHRLLGERPEFLECLRTTGDDCYVLKVGATSMAHLERLIDELAQFGSTTTNLVYSQPLPYRGPRAPS from the coding sequence ATGGCCGAGAATATCGACGCAACGGACTGGTCGATCCTGGTCGAGCTGCAACGCGACGGGCGCATCCCGCTCACCGAACTGGGGCGACGGGTGAGCCTGAGTGCCTCCGCGACCACCGAACGGGTCAAGCGGCTGGAGACCGCCGGGGTGATCACCGGCTACCGTGCGGAGGTCGACCTGGTGAGAGCCGGCTTCCCGATCCTCGCCGTGGTACGCCTGAAGTACCCGGGCAGCCAGCACCAGCCACTGCACCGGCTGCTCGGCGAGCGCCCCGAGTTCCTCGAGTGTCTGCGTACCACCGGGGACGACTGTTACGTGCTGAAGGTGGGCGCCACCTCCATGGCCCATCTCGAACGACTCATCGACGAGCTGGCCCAGTTCGGCAGCACCACCACCAATCTCGTCTACAGCCAGCCCCTGCCCTATCGAGGACCACGGGCCCCGTCGTGA
- a CDS encoding amino acid ABC transporter ATP-binding protein, with translation MSLSTRDIHLAFGRHQVLRGVDLDVGRGQTACVIGPSGSGKSTLLRTVNRLLEPDRGDVLLDGESVLRRDPDLLRQQIGMVFQQFNLFPHLTVLRNVTLALRQLRRLPADEAVEVALHHLDVVGLRHKADARPAQLSGGQQQRVAIARALAMSPQVMLFDEATSALDPELVKGVLALMADLASQGMTMVVVTHEMGFARQVADLVVFMDRGRVVEAGPPAEVFDAPRSQRLQQFLAQVL, from the coding sequence GTGAGTCTGTCCACCCGGGACATCCACCTGGCGTTCGGCCGTCACCAGGTGCTGCGCGGAGTGGATCTGGACGTCGGGCGGGGGCAGACCGCGTGTGTCATCGGCCCCTCCGGCTCGGGGAAGTCCACCCTGCTGCGAACCGTCAACCGCCTGCTGGAGCCCGATCGTGGCGACGTACTCCTGGACGGGGAGAGCGTACTGCGGCGCGACCCCGACCTGCTGCGTCAGCAGATCGGCATGGTCTTCCAGCAGTTCAACCTGTTCCCCCATCTGACCGTGCTGCGGAACGTGACGCTCGCGCTGCGACAACTCAGGCGGCTACCGGCGGACGAGGCGGTGGAGGTCGCGCTGCACCACCTTGATGTGGTCGGTCTGCGCCACAAGGCTGATGCGCGCCCGGCGCAGCTCTCCGGCGGCCAGCAGCAACGGGTGGCCATCGCCCGTGCCTTGGCGATGTCCCCGCAGGTCATGCTCTTCGACGAGGCGACCTCGGCGCTCGACCCCGAGCTCGTGAAGGGCGTCCTGGCCCTGATGGCGGATCTGGCGTCACAGGGGATGACCATGGTGGTCGTCACCCATGAGATGGGCTTCGCGCGGCAGGTCGCGGACCTGGTCGTCTTCATGGACCGTGGCCGGGTGGTCGAGGCGGGCCCGCCAGCGGAAGTGTTCGACGCTCCCCGCAGCCAGCGGCTCCAACAGTTCCTCGCGCAGGTCCTCTGA
- a CDS encoding amino acid ABC transporter permease encodes MDTLKTLWETFFDLESMREALPEMLTVGLRNTLLLALISAILGTLLGMLLAVAGLARTRWLRWPARIYTDVFRGLPAAVTILLIGVGLAPLGMAWWGPNPYPLGILALSLIAAAYIGEIFRSGIQSVEASQLEACRALGLSYRTSMRLVIIPQGVRRILPAWVNQLIALIKDSSLVYFLGLLASQRDLFRVGQDYAANTGNESALLLAGLFYLVITVPLTHVVNGIDRRLRHAGVSGPDEEELAADPASSAVAGGTIRA; translated from the coding sequence ATGGATACCCTCAAGACGTTGTGGGAGACGTTCTTCGACCTGGAGTCGATGCGCGAAGCCCTGCCCGAGATGCTCACGGTCGGCCTGCGCAACACCCTGCTGCTCGCGCTGATCTCGGCCATCCTGGGCACCCTGCTCGGCATGCTCCTCGCTGTCGCCGGCCTGGCTCGGACCCGTTGGCTGCGCTGGCCGGCACGCATCTACACGGATGTGTTCCGGGGTCTGCCGGCGGCGGTCACCATCCTGCTCATCGGGGTCGGACTCGCCCCGCTCGGAATGGCCTGGTGGGGGCCGAACCCGTACCCGCTCGGCATTCTCGCGTTGTCGCTGATCGCCGCGGCCTACATCGGTGAGATCTTCCGGTCCGGCATCCAGAGCGTCGAGGCCAGTCAACTGGAGGCATGCCGGGCGCTCGGGCTGTCCTACCGGACGTCGATGCGGCTGGTGATCATTCCGCAGGGGGTCCGACGGATCCTGCCGGCGTGGGTCAACCAACTGATCGCGCTGATCAAGGACTCCAGCCTGGTGTACTTTCTCGGCCTGCTCGCCAGCCAGCGGGACCTGTTCCGGGTCGGCCAGGACTACGCCGCGAACACCGGCAACGAGTCCGCGCTGCTCCTGGCCGGCCTCTTCTATCTGGTCATCACGGTGCCGCTGACGCACGTGGTGAACGGAATCGACCGGCGGCTGCGGCACGCAGGCGTGAGTGGCCCCGACGAGGAGGAACTCGCCGCCGACCCGGCGAGTTCTGCTGTCGCAGGAGGGACGATACGTGCCTGA
- a CDS encoding phosphodiester glycosidase family protein — MAATVVAAVGLGLVPGSQATASSDVLPLGDTNLTETRVITPLTSGVTLTHIVRGTEPAPADQINTTTRGPWVVNVLTIDPKKTSGHLAATYGPDLAGVETTTDLVRSAGALAGVNASFFTFTASAQYPGDPVGLGLFDGKLLSEPGTDAAEVDVVVDANTNKVVLMGRLQWTGTVKNVRTKATMPLEFINHPPVVPAGCAALTDQTRCTVPGDVVQFTPEFAAATPSGPGVEVVLDGRGCVVRTSTTRGTALTPDQTSLQATGQDALTLLNVANGCVKQTNTLVNEKGNKLNLRPGLFGVNGRYRLTAGGEIVVPVGSPSDSFFARNPRTIVGTTRDGRIVLATIDGRMTSSVGTTMAETAMVADALGLRDAMNLDGGGSTTMSVEGELVNQPSGGSQRGVGDALVFVNGPVGAQAR; from the coding sequence ATCGCGGCGACCGTCGTCGCGGCGGTCGGCCTCGGTCTGGTTCCGGGCAGTCAAGCCACGGCCAGCAGCGACGTCCTACCGCTGGGCGATACGAATCTCACCGAAACGCGCGTCATCACGCCCCTGACCAGCGGCGTCACGCTGACCCACATCGTACGCGGGACCGAGCCGGCGCCGGCTGACCAGATCAACACCACCACCCGTGGTCCCTGGGTCGTCAACGTCCTCACCATCGATCCGAAGAAGACCAGCGGGCACCTGGCGGCGACGTACGGGCCGGACCTGGCGGGTGTCGAGACGACCACCGACCTCGTCCGCTCCGCGGGTGCGCTGGCCGGCGTCAACGCCTCCTTCTTCACCTTCACCGCGAGCGCGCAGTACCCCGGTGACCCGGTCGGTCTGGGCCTGTTCGACGGGAAGCTGCTCAGCGAGCCGGGAACCGACGCCGCCGAGGTCGACGTGGTCGTGGACGCCAACACCAACAAGGTCGTCCTCATGGGTCGGCTGCAGTGGACCGGCACCGTCAAGAACGTACGGACCAAGGCCACGATGCCACTGGAGTTCATCAACCACCCGCCGGTGGTCCCGGCGGGATGTGCCGCCCTCACCGACCAGACCCGGTGCACCGTGCCCGGTGACGTGGTCCAGTTCACCCCGGAATTCGCCGCCGCGACTCCGTCCGGCCCCGGCGTCGAGGTGGTCCTCGACGGGCGCGGCTGCGTGGTCCGTACGTCGACGACCCGTGGCACCGCGCTGACGCCGGACCAGACGTCGCTGCAGGCGACGGGCCAGGATGCCCTGACCCTGCTCAACGTCGCGAACGGTTGCGTCAAGCAGACCAACACCCTGGTCAACGAGAAGGGCAACAAGCTCAACCTCCGTCCGGGACTGTTCGGGGTGAACGGCCGCTACCGGCTCACCGCCGGCGGTGAGATCGTGGTGCCGGTCGGGTCGCCCTCGGACAGCTTCTTCGCGCGCAACCCCCGCACCATCGTCGGGACGACCCGCGACGGCAGGATCGTGCTCGCGACGATCGACGGCCGGATGACCTCGAGTGTCGGCACCACGATGGCCGAGACGGCGATGGTCGCCGACGCGTTGGGTCTGCGCGACGCGATGAACCTCGACGGTGGCGGTTCCACCACCATGTCGGTCGAGGGTGAACTGGTCAACCAGCCCAGCGGCGGCAGCCAGCGGGGCGTCGGTGACGCCCTCGTCTTCGTCAACGGCCCGGTCGGCGCCCAGGCCCGGTAA
- a CDS encoding FBP domain-containing protein → MEPLTERDIRASFVNCTKGEVKRLAMPRDLAERPWDDLDFLGWRDQAAPQRAYLVAGSGDGVTGVALRLASSHAGQARRSMCSLCLTTHPGGGVSLMTARKAGPSGQQGNSVGIYICADLACSLYLRGKKSAAPGGRLHESLTQQEQIERTSANLAGFLDRVVG, encoded by the coding sequence ATGGAACCCCTAACCGAGCGGGACATCCGCGCGTCGTTCGTCAACTGCACCAAGGGCGAGGTGAAACGCCTGGCCATGCCCCGGGATCTGGCCGAGCGGCCCTGGGACGACCTGGACTTCCTCGGCTGGCGGGACCAGGCGGCGCCCCAGCGCGCCTATCTGGTCGCCGGATCGGGAGACGGGGTGACGGGCGTGGCACTGAGGTTGGCGTCATCGCACGCCGGGCAGGCACGACGCAGCATGTGCTCGCTGTGCCTGACGACCCACCCGGGCGGCGGTGTCTCGCTGATGACCGCGCGGAAGGCGGGGCCGAGCGGGCAGCAGGGCAACTCGGTGGGCATCTACATCTGCGCCGACCTGGCCTGCTCGCTCTACCTGCGCGGGAAGAAGTCGGCCGCGCCCGGCGGGCGGCTGCACGAGTCGCTCACGCAGCAGGAGCAGATCGAACGGACCTCGGCCAACCTGGCCGGGTTCCTGGACCGGGTGGTCGGGTGA
- a CDS encoding nucleoside deaminase has translation MSQDDKRHLHRAIELAAEARTGGNPPFGSLLVGPDGAVLAEERNTSLTDADITAHPELKLARWAARELAPDTAVGTTMYTSCQPCNMCTGAIERSGLGRVVYALSNEQLLALKPSGGFPSVPHEGPALLDEARIPVEGYYR, from the coding sequence ATGAGCCAGGACGACAAGCGGCATCTCCACCGGGCGATCGAACTCGCGGCCGAGGCGAGAACGGGCGGCAACCCGCCGTTCGGCTCACTGCTGGTGGGCCCCGACGGTGCCGTCCTGGCCGAGGAACGCAACACCTCGCTGACCGACGCCGACATCACCGCCCACCCGGAGTTGAAACTGGCCAGGTGGGCGGCCCGGGAACTCGCGCCCGACACGGCGGTGGGTACGACGATGTACACCAGTTGCCAACCATGCAACATGTGCACCGGCGCGATCGAACGCTCCGGGCTCGGCCGCGTCGTGTACGCCCTGTCCAACGAGCAACTCCTGGCGCTGAAGCCGTCCGGCGGGTTCCCGTCCGTGCCGCACGAAGGACCGGCCCTCCTCGACGAGGCGCGGATTCCGGTCGAGGGCTACTACCGGTAG